Proteins from a single region of Salvelinus fontinalis isolate EN_2023a chromosome 15, ASM2944872v1, whole genome shotgun sequence:
- the LOC129812153 gene encoding general transcription factor II-I repeat domain-containing protein 2-like, producing the protein MAKRKVDTENRGFQTRWESEYMFTEVAGKPVCLLCGESVAVLKEYNLRRHYETKHADKNKNMDMEQRLQKAEELKRGLKSRQALFKKAKSQGQAAVKASFILAEEIAKSARPFTEGDFIKNCMIKVCDEVCPEKRQLFLNVSLSRNTIAERVDQLSINLKEQLVKKGKDFIAYSLAVDESTDISDIAQLSIFIRGVDSSLSVTEEFLALRPMHGTTTGHDLYEEVSRCVNEMELPWEKLVGLTTDGAPAMCGHRSGLVAKIREKMQEENATGELTAYHCIIHQEALCGKALKMEHVMSIITRTVNFIRAKGLNHRQFKAFLTELETEHGDLPYHTEVRWLSQGKVLQRCFELREEICLFLDSKGKDTTQLRDEMFLCEMAFLCDITSHLNAMNLQLQGRDHVISDMYSTVKAFKTKLTLWETQMRKENLSHFPSCQTMKEKLSTSAFPSAQLADKIGMLAADFRRRFADFEAQKSRLELLGNPFAVDVESSPPNLQMELIDLQCNDALRAKYAAVGAAEFARFLPDTMPQLRIQAAQTLSMFGSTYLCEQLFSLMNLNKTSHRSRLTAEHLHSILRISSAQSLTPNIDELVEKMGHHQVSPSTSNK; encoded by the coding sequence atggcaaaacggaaggtggacactgagaaccgggggtttcaaacaaggtgggagtcggagtatatgttcacggaggtagctggaaaacctgtgtgtcttctgtgtggagaaagtgtggcggtactgaaagagtataatctgagacgacattatgaaacgaaacacgcggacaaaaacaagaatatggacatggaacaaaggctacaaaaggcagaggaattaaaacgaggcctcaaatctcgacaggctctgttcaaaaaagccaaatcacaaggccaggctgctgtcaaggccagttttattttggcagaagagatcgctaaatcagcccggccatttacggagggggatttcatcaaaaactgcatgattaaagtttgtgacgaagtttgcccagaaaaaaggcaactctttttaaatgtgagtctgagcagaaacaccattgccgagagagtagaccagttgtccatcaatctaaaagagcagcttgtgaaaaagggaaaagatttcattgcatattccttggctgtggatgagagcaccgacatttctgacattgcccagttgtcaattttcatccgcggagtggactccagcctaagcgtgacagaggagtttttggctttacgtcctatgcatggcacaactacggggcatgatttgtatgaagaggtgtcaagatgtgtaaatgagatggagctgccttgggaaaaactcgtgggtttgacaaccgacggagcacctgcgatgtgtggacacaggagcggactggtggcgaagatacgggaaaagatgcaagaggaaaacgcgacaggtgagctgacagcttatcattgtatcatacaccaggaagcgttgtgcggtaaagccttgaaaatggagcatgtaatgagcatcatcacgcgcacagttaactttatcagagccaaaggtttgaatcaccgccagttcaaggcatttctgacggagttagaaacggagcatggtgatttgccttatcacacagaggtgcgatggctaagccagggaaaggtgcttcaaagatgtttcgagcttcgtgaggagatttgtctgttcttggacagcaaagggaaagacacaacacaactccgagacgaaatgtttctgtgtgaaatggcttttctgtgtgacattacgagtcatctgaatgcaatgaacttgcagctgcagggtcgggatcatgtcatctctgatatgtacagtacagtgaaggcatttaaaaccaaactgactctgtgggagacgcagatgcggaaagaaaatttgagccactttcccagctgccagaccatgaaagagaagctctctaccagtgcgttcccaagcgcacagttggctgataaaataggtatgcttgccgctgactttcgacgccgatttgctgactttgaagcacaaaaaagcaggttggaactgctcggtaacccatttgctgttgacgtggaaagctcaccaccaaacctccaaatggagttgattgacctccaatgcaatgatgcactgagggcaaaatatgcggcagtgggtgctgcggagttcgcccgtttcctccccgacacaatgccccagctgcgcatccaggctgctcaaacgttgtctatgtttggcagcacatacctgtgtgaacaactgttttctttgatgaacctgaacaaaacatcacacagaagtcgacttactgctgaacacctccactcaattctgaggatttcctcagctcagagccttaccccgaacattgatgaacttgtggaaaagatgggacaccaccaagtatcaccctcaacctcaaacaagtga